The genomic region GGGTCAGAGACGGCGGAGGGAAAGATGCAGTTTTTAGAGAAAGCTGGTTTGGCTTTCAGTTTGCCTTTCTGATGGGTAGAAGACAAAGTCTAGGGAAGGTGAGCGTGTTAGTAGTTAGCACCATGCTCTCTTAAGAAGGGATTGCGTGTCACGTTCCTCCGGCCCCCCGGTGCAGGCAGTCTTGTAACACTGCCGGCAAATGGGCCAGGGGACAGATGAGCCATTCGCCACAGTGGGGCACTAGTAACCAGTCTAAATAAAACCACTTCAGTGCTTGTTTATCTGAtggaaaataatgtgttttgtaCGTAGCCTTCTATAGTTACCAGTAGGTTGCAGGTTTCATGTCCCTGTTTGTTGTCTCTCTTGCAGGCAATGGAGCATGCAAACGGCATGGAGCTGGATGGCAGGAGGATTCGGGTGGATTACTCTATCACCAAGAGAGCACATACGCCTACCCCAGGCATCTATATGGGCAGGCCAACACAGTAAGGAGTTCACTCATTTCCTGTAATGAGACTAAAATGGATTTAAACTGAATGTTCGGAGTCTGGTTGAAGAAATAGAGGTACAGACAGGcttttgtaaataaaaaaaattaaaaaaaaaattagttaggCCAATTGTATGTTACCACAAATTTATTAAAGTAAAGGATGTGCTACTATGGTTCACAGATACTATTAAATACTACTGTAGTTTATTGTatctttctttattaaaaaatactgaaggagttattttttaaaagtacatcCAGCACAGTTAGTTAATGCACCTTTAGCTTCCTGAAATAACGTGCCCACTTGCCTTTGACTTTGATGGGAATTAGGCTTAAATCCCTGGTGGGTTTCTGGGGTTTTTGaaggtgtttttctttaaatgtttcaTTGTTAGATTGTTTCATGGCATAGTTTTAAGTGTCTGATTTACAAGAACACTTaaacttttaaataatttaaaccaaAATGAAGAGTAGATGTCTTTGGTAATTTTTGTACTTTTTCCCTAATAGCAGTGGAGGAGGTGGTGGCGGTGGAGCAGGTCGTCGTCGTGACTCATATTATGACAGGGGGTATGACAGAGGATATGACAGATATGAAGAATATGACTACAGATACCGGTACCTAATCTTTATTTAATTTCTGTAGAAACAGGGGATTTgttggaaaaaatgaaaagttaGGTGACAGAAATGTTTGTAGCAAGGTTCTGCTTTACAGCCTTGCGATGTGTTAGAACCTCATTATGGTAGGTTTTGTGGGACTAAAGTAGTCGTAATATTGAGTGTTAATGTAGTTTGGATTTACAGTAAACAGTTGAGCAAGGGGTTAATTTTGCTACCTGAAGGAGGTCAAGCATGTGTCCTGTGAATGTGGTGGACAGATAGAAAGGGAACTCATTTTTCCATGCTGTATATAGAACCAGGGACAGCTGACACACAGCGCTGTTAAAAAAGGAGTTATTTGTAGATGGGATTTTTAATGCTTGACATTTCATAACCATCTCACTGTTTTGAAAGTTACCTAGTTTCAGATAATTTTTTCCAAGAAGAATTGGAGGCATCTGTAAAAGCACTTAATGTGTTTGCAAGGCTAGTGAGAGTTTATTAAATTCTGTGTCTGGGAATATCTTGCAGTTTTGAACACATCAAATAGAGaaatataaaagcatttgttaaATAACTGTAAGCCACAGCCTAATAAAGCTGAAATCATTCATGCAAGCCAAGTCTTTCAGTGCTAAGGAAATGGTTCTGTTCTGTGGAAGAGATGTGAATAAGGCTTCTTTTATAATGGATgttgttgggtttcttttttaatttcctttaaaggAGACGATCACCATCGCCTTACTATAGTCGATACCGATCCCGATCAAGATCCCGTTCCTATAGTCCAAGTAAGTAAATACAAGTGAATAAATAGAATCTGGCTGGGTTAAACTTTGTTGTTACTAGTATTATTTGTCAGTGGAGATTCTGAGTGTGAAAGCAAAAAAGCTGTGCACATTAACACTGAGTTGATGTGTGTACAGTTAGT from Patagioenas fasciata isolate bPatFas1 chromosome 2, bPatFas1.hap1, whole genome shotgun sequence harbors:
- the TRA2A gene encoding transformer-2 protein homolog alpha isoform X4; this encodes MSNRRRHTGSRANPDPNTCLGVFGLSLYTTERDLREVFSRYGPLTGVNVVYDQRTGRSRGFAFVYFERIDDSKEAMEHANGMELDGRRIRVDYSITKRAHTPTPGIYMGRPTHSGGGGGGGAGRRRDSYYDRGYDRGYDRYEEYDYRYRRRSPSPYYSRYRSRSRSRSYSPRRY